A section of the Candidatus Rokuibacteriota bacterium genome encodes:
- a CDS encoding S41 family peptidase, giving the protein MGSIRHVKKVAMVSALLFVLTLSVGGGVASKGTDQAATYENLRLFTEVLSIVQSQYVDEVAAKDIIYSAIKGTLRGLDPHSSFLDPEMYREMQVETSGSFGGLGIEITLRDDVLTVVAPIDGTPAHRVGLQPGDRIVKIEGITTKDMQLIDAVKRMRGKPGSKIVISIMREGFTEPRDFEITREQIHVQSVRAVPLEPGIEYIRLRQFQEQTSHDMEAALEKFTKNGKIQGLVLDLRNNPGGLLTSAVEVSEKFIEAGKMVVYTEGRVRNQNMRFNANAKRVYLDFPIVVLVNQGSASASEIVAGALQDHGRAVVLGTQTFGKGSVQTIIPLSDGSGLRLTTAKYFTPKGRSIHGKGVAPDILVEMPKVTAAAPPATDPAAKPTSPHVETKPQEDLKKDPQLQRALDLLKAMRILDRTRPAPAGTQAQVR; this is encoded by the coding sequence ATGGGTTCGATTCGGCACGTCAAGAAGGTCGCGATGGTTTCGGCGCTGCTCTTCGTGCTCACGCTGTCGGTGGGCGGCGGCGTGGCGAGCAAGGGGACCGACCAGGCGGCGACCTACGAGAACCTCCGGCTCTTCACCGAGGTCCTGTCCATCGTCCAGAGCCAGTACGTGGACGAGGTGGCGGCCAAGGACATCATCTACAGCGCCATCAAGGGCACGCTGCGCGGCCTCGATCCACACTCCTCGTTCCTCGACCCGGAGATGTACCGCGAGATGCAGGTGGAGACCAGCGGCAGCTTCGGGGGTCTCGGCATCGAGATCACGCTGCGCGATGACGTCCTGACCGTCGTGGCGCCCATCGATGGCACGCCGGCCCACCGGGTCGGGCTACAGCCCGGGGACCGCATCGTGAAGATCGAGGGCATCACGACCAAGGACATGCAGCTGATCGACGCGGTCAAGCGGATGCGCGGCAAGCCGGGCAGCAAGATCGTCATCAGCATCATGCGCGAGGGCTTCACCGAGCCCAGGGACTTCGAGATCACCCGGGAGCAGATCCACGTGCAGTCCGTGCGCGCCGTGCCCCTCGAGCCCGGCATCGAGTACATCCGCCTGCGCCAGTTCCAGGAGCAGACGTCCCACGACATGGAGGCGGCGCTCGAGAAGTTCACGAAGAACGGCAAGATCCAGGGGCTCGTGCTCGACCTGCGTAACAACCCCGGGGGCCTGCTCACCTCGGCCGTGGAGGTGTCGGAGAAGTTCATCGAGGCGGGCAAGATGGTCGTCTACACCGAGGGGCGCGTGCGCAACCAGAACATGCGGTTCAACGCCAACGCCAAGCGCGTGTATCTGGACTTCCCCATCGTCGTGCTGGTGAACCAGGGCAGCGCCTCCGCCTCCGAGATCGTGGCCGGGGCGCTGCAGGACCACGGGCGGGCCGTGGTCCTGGGTACGCAGACCTTCGGCAAGGGATCCGTGCAGACGATCATCCCGCTATCCGACGGTTCCGGCCTCCGGCTCACCACGGCCAAGTACTTCACCCCGAAGGGGCGCTCGATCCACGGCAAGGGTGTCGCGCCCGACATCCTCGTGGAGATGCCGAAGGTCACGGCGGCCGCGCCCCCCGCGACAGATCCCGCGGCCAAGCCCACGAGCCCGCACGTCGAGACGAAGCCCCAGGAGGACCTCAAGAAGGATCCGCAGCTGCAGCGGGCCCTGGACCTGCTCAAAGCCATGCGCATCCTCGACCGGACGCGTCCGGCTCCCGCGGGGACGCAGGCTCAGGTCCGCTAG
- a CDS encoding divergent polysaccharide deacetylase family protein, with protein MSAGVWKALAGLIGALLVAVLALDQWQARQGETSLLGFSLLAPAPAGSSQGGVSPTEPRPMQRPQPPAPPPDGGLSRLAVIVDNLGSRRDVFDLLKDVGRPVSVAVLPELPLSKWIAGEAARAGMEVLLDLPMEPYRYPEMDPGPGALMLAMAPEATARLLVKHLAALPAAVGVTNHMGSRMTEDRARMRAVLEQFRARRLLFVDAVTSNLSVAYDEARGLGLRAGRRQVLIDAGGGEEALRARWEEAGRLAAGRGEAIVLAHGHPLTIRLLKEYVPRWEAARVRMVPVSHVVR; from the coding sequence ATGTCGGCCGGGGTCTGGAAGGCTCTGGCCGGCCTCATCGGCGCCCTCCTGGTCGCCGTGCTCGCGCTGGATCAGTGGCAGGCGCGTCAGGGGGAGACGAGCCTCCTGGGGTTTTCCCTCCTCGCCCCCGCCCCGGCTGGGTCCTCCCAGGGGGGCGTCTCCCCGACCGAGCCACGGCCGATGCAGCGTCCGCAACCGCCAGCCCCGCCTCCGGATGGCGGGCTCTCGCGGCTGGCCGTCATCGTGGACAACCTGGGGAGCCGGCGCGACGTCTTCGATCTCCTGAAGGATGTCGGGCGGCCTGTCTCGGTGGCGGTGCTGCCGGAGTTGCCGCTGTCCAAGTGGATCGCCGGGGAGGCGGCCCGGGCCGGCATGGAGGTCCTGCTGGACCTTCCGATGGAGCCGTACCGCTACCCAGAGATGGATCCGGGGCCGGGCGCGCTCATGCTGGCCATGGCCCCGGAGGCGACGGCGCGGTTGCTGGTGAAGCACCTGGCAGCCCTGCCGGCGGCGGTGGGCGTCACCAACCACATGGGTTCCCGCATGACCGAGGACCGCGCCCGGATGCGGGCTGTCCTCGAGCAGTTCCGGGCCCGACGGCTCCTGTTCGTCGACGCCGTCACGAGCAACCTGTCGGTCGCCTACGATGAGGCCCGAGGCCTGGGCCTGCGCGCCGGACGTCGCCAGGTGCTCATCGACGCCGGAGGGGGCGAGGAGGCGCTCCGGGCCCGCTGGGAGGAGGCCGGGCGACTGGCAGCCGGACGGGGCGAGGCCATCGTCCTGGCCCACGGCCATCCGCTCACGATCCGGCTCCTGAAGGAGTACGTTCCTCGCTGGGAGGCCGCACGGGTGAGGATGGTGCCCGTGTCCCACGTGGTGCGGTAG
- a CDS encoding sulfurtransferase TusA family protein — MASAAHRTLDCRDTLCPGPVVEVSRAMRILGVNEVLEVLATDPGFVPDIQAFSKRTGHALLAVESLDGGFRALIRRVQ, encoded by the coding sequence ATGGCGAGCGCAGCACATCGAACCCTGGACTGTCGTGACACGCTCTGCCCCGGGCCCGTGGTCGAGGTCTCCAGGGCCATGAGGATCCTGGGCGTCAACGAGGTCCTGGAGGTGCTGGCCACCGATCCGGGCTTCGTCCCCGACATCCAGGCCTTCAGCAAGCGCACCGGGCATGCGCTCCTGGCGGTGGAGAGCCTGGACGGCGGTTTCCGGGCGCTCATCCGGCGAGTGCAGTAG
- a CDS encoding PAS domain-containing protein, whose product MSVRLDYEALLAGLPDAVVGVDEGLRIVLWNPAAEALLGRSARRATGRMLKDLFPPDTSLVRHLTDTLATGESRSEAQAVVEGVDGRPLHVSVMTAPLAARGGAVAAAVAVIRDITRLRQLEAEVRRGETLATVGRMAVGLAHEIRNPLTAIRGAVQLMKRELGDDPRFREYTEVLLNEVTRVNRIIEMLLDLGRPVTLRLAPLNLHQLLERVALLSQEMAAQQGVQIIRRYDPSLPAILVDEDRMLQVFHNLVRNALEAMPAGGRLTLITRLSLNPLFSKVDLGHGPRSLAEVQVVDEGQGIPEATRAQLFTPFFTTRERGLGLGLALCHRILEEHKGTIQVESEPGRGTTVSCFLPVAR is encoded by the coding sequence ATGAGCGTGCGGCTCGACTACGAGGCCCTCCTGGCGGGCCTGCCGGATGCCGTCGTGGGCGTCGACGAGGGGCTGCGGATCGTCCTCTGGAATCCGGCCGCCGAGGCGTTGCTCGGCCGCTCGGCCCGGCGGGCGACGGGGCGCATGCTGAAGGACCTCTTTCCCCCGGACACCTCCCTGGTCCGCCATCTCACCGACACCCTCGCCACGGGCGAGAGCCGCTCGGAGGCGCAGGCGGTGGTGGAGGGGGTCGACGGCCGGCCTCTGCACGTGAGCGTCATGACGGCCCCCCTGGCCGCGCGCGGCGGTGCCGTCGCCGCGGCAGTCGCCGTGATCCGGGACATCACGCGCCTGCGCCAGTTGGAGGCCGAGGTGCGCCGCGGCGAGACGCTGGCGACGGTGGGGCGGATGGCGGTGGGGCTCGCCCACGAGATCCGGAACCCGCTCACCGCCATCCGCGGGGCCGTGCAGCTCATGAAGCGCGAGCTCGGTGACGACCCGCGCTTCCGCGAGTACACCGAGGTCCTGCTCAACGAGGTCACCCGGGTCAACCGCATCATCGAGATGCTGCTGGACCTGGGCCGCCCGGTGACGCTGCGGCTGGCGCCGCTGAACCTCCACCAGCTCCTGGAGCGGGTCGCGCTGCTCTCGCAGGAGATGGCCGCGCAGCAGGGCGTACAGATCATCAGGCGCTATGACCCGAGCCTGCCTGCCATCCTCGTCGACGAGGACCGGATGCTGCAGGTCTTCCACAACCTCGTGCGCAACGCGCTGGAGGCAATGCCCGCGGGGGGGCGGCTCACCCTGATCACCCGGCTCAGCCTGAACCCGCTCTTCTCCAAGGTGGACCTGGGGCATGGCCCCCGGAGCCTGGCGGAAGTGCAGGTCGTGGACGAGGGCCAGGGGATTCCCGAGGCGACGCGAGCCCAGCTCTTCACGCCCTTCTTCACCACCCGGGAGCGGGGGCTGGGGCTGGGGCTCGCCCTGTGCCACCGCATTCTCGAGGAGCACAAGGGCACCATCCAGGTGGAGAGCGAGCCCGGGCGCGGGACGACGGTGTCGTGCTTCCTCCCGGTGGCGCGATGA
- the tsaD gene encoding tRNA (adenosine(37)-N6)-threonylcarbamoyltransferase complex transferase subunit TsaD — protein MLVLGIETSCDETAAAVLDGGRKILGSVVASQDAVHGPYGGVVPELASRRHLEVVLPVITQALAQAGVGLPDLHGIAVTQGPGLVGSLLIGCSVAKAIAYCHKLPLVGVNHLEGHIYAAYLEEPAPAPPFLALVVSGGHTAVYLARGGGDYERIGQTRDDAAGEAFDKVAKLLGLGYPGGPAIERVARAGDAGAIRFPTAQMSDGAPDFSFSGLKTAVSLHVKRHAPLGPRQVADVAASFQATVVRMLVRKTVRAAQRAHLRRLVLTGGVAANGALREGLEAECRQRGWQLHVPSRALCTDNAAMIAAAGHDRLVAGERAPLTLNAIPDLALA, from the coding sequence ATGCTCGTCCTGGGCATCGAGACATCGTGCGACGAGACAGCGGCGGCCGTGCTGGACGGGGGGCGCAAGATCCTGGGCAGCGTGGTCGCCTCCCAGGACGCGGTGCACGGGCCCTATGGCGGGGTCGTCCCCGAGCTCGCCTCGCGCCGGCACCTGGAAGTCGTCCTGCCGGTGATCACGCAGGCCCTGGCCCAGGCCGGCGTCGGGCTCCCCGATCTCCACGGCATCGCAGTCACCCAGGGCCCGGGGCTGGTGGGTTCTCTCCTGATCGGTTGCTCCGTGGCCAAGGCCATCGCCTACTGCCACAAGCTCCCTCTCGTGGGGGTCAACCACCTCGAGGGGCACATCTACGCCGCCTACCTGGAGGAGCCGGCGCCCGCCCCGCCCTTCCTCGCCCTGGTCGTCTCGGGCGGCCACACGGCGGTCTACCTCGCCCGCGGGGGCGGGGATTACGAGCGCATCGGTCAGACCCGCGACGATGCCGCGGGTGAGGCCTTCGACAAGGTGGCCAAGCTGCTCGGCCTGGGCTACCCTGGCGGGCCCGCCATCGAGCGCGTCGCCCGCGCCGGGGATGCCGGGGCCATCCGGTTTCCGACAGCGCAGATGAGCGACGGGGCGCCGGACTTCTCGTTCAGCGGGCTCAAGACAGCCGTGTCCCTTCACGTCAAGCGCCACGCTCCGCTGGGCCCGCGGCAGGTGGCCGACGTGGCTGCCTCCTTCCAGGCCACGGTAGTGAGGATGCTGGTGCGCAAGACCGTCAGGGCGGCCCAGCGCGCGCACCTGCGGCGCCTCGTGCTCACGGGCGGCGTGGCCGCAAACGGGGCGCTCCGCGAGGGACTCGAGGCGGAGTGCCGCCAGCGCGGCTGGCAGCTCCACGTGCCCTCGCGCGCTCTCTGCACCGACAATGCGGCCATGATCGCCGCCGCGGGCCATGACCGTCTCGTGGCCGGCGAACGGGCGCCTCTCACGCTCAACGCCATCCCCGACCTGGCGCTGGCATGA
- a CDS encoding sigma-54-dependent Fis family transcriptional regulator — protein sequence MADGRILIADDEDGLRWVLEKGFRSAGYQVTAAGDGTAALREAEAQPFDLVLLDVRMPGMDGLTLLGRLRALRPDLQVVVMTAHGTMETAIQAMQRGAYDYLAKPFDLDEALLVAERALSARRLTQEVAALRTGLKEVWEFGALVGRHPTMQEVYKTIGRVAGSDVSVLLRGESGTGKEVVARALHHYSRRAGRPFVGISAAAIPLTLLESELFGHEKGAFTDARERRLGKLELAHGGSVFFDEIGDMPLELQVKLLRALQERAFERVGGHELIRMDVRVLAATHRDLEALMAGGRFREDLFYRLNVVTLQLPALRERRGDIPLLVDHFLAKYADSLGERVIAPEAMDRLVGHDWPGNVRELENVIQRAMVMATPGVILPEHLPIGPVSAAAGVATDASLEEVIERKMHECVRGLRGRASANLHALMVGLVEKPLLRAVMREAAGNQVRAAQLLGINRNTLRKKLREHGMAPGEIDS from the coding sequence ATGGCTGACGGACGGATCCTGATCGCCGACGACGAGGATGGCCTCCGCTGGGTCCTCGAGAAGGGCTTCCGGAGCGCCGGCTACCAGGTCACCGCGGCCGGGGACGGCACGGCAGCGCTCCGGGAGGCCGAGGCCCAGCCCTTCGACCTGGTGCTTCTGGACGTGCGGATGCCGGGGATGGACGGGCTCACTCTGCTGGGGCGCTTACGGGCGCTGCGGCCGGACCTGCAGGTGGTCGTCATGACGGCCCACGGGACCATGGAGACGGCCATCCAGGCCATGCAGCGGGGCGCCTACGATTACCTCGCCAAGCCGTTTGACCTGGACGAGGCGCTCCTGGTGGCCGAGCGGGCGCTGTCGGCCCGGCGGCTCACCCAGGAGGTGGCCGCTCTCCGGACGGGGCTCAAGGAGGTGTGGGAATTCGGCGCGCTGGTGGGGCGCCACCCGACCATGCAGGAGGTGTACAAGACCATCGGTCGCGTGGCTGGCAGCGACGTGAGCGTGCTCCTCCGGGGCGAGTCAGGGACAGGCAAGGAGGTGGTGGCCCGCGCGCTCCACCACTACAGCCGGAGGGCCGGCCGTCCGTTCGTCGGCATCTCGGCCGCCGCCATCCCGCTGACGCTGCTGGAGTCCGAGCTGTTCGGCCACGAGAAGGGTGCCTTCACCGACGCCCGGGAACGCCGGCTGGGCAAGCTCGAGCTGGCCCATGGCGGTTCGGTCTTCTTCGACGAGATCGGCGACATGCCGCTCGAGCTCCAGGTGAAGCTGCTCCGGGCGCTCCAGGAGCGCGCCTTCGAGCGAGTGGGCGGCCACGAGCTGATCCGCATGGACGTCCGGGTGCTGGCGGCCACCCACCGGGACCTCGAGGCCCTGATGGCGGGCGGACGCTTCCGCGAGGATCTCTTCTACCGGCTCAACGTGGTGACGCTCCAGCTTCCGGCGCTCCGCGAGCGGCGCGGCGACATCCCGCTGCTCGTCGACCACTTCCTGGCGAAATACGCCGACTCGCTCGGCGAGCGGGTGATCGCCCCCGAGGCGATGGACCGGCTCGTGGGCCACGACTGGCCGGGCAATGTCCGCGAGCTGGAGAACGTCATCCAGCGCGCCATGGTGATGGCGACGCCGGGCGTGATCCTGCCCGAGCACCTGCCCATCGGTCCCGTGTCGGCGGCGGCTGGCGTCGCCACCGACGCGAGCCTGGAGGAGGTGATCGAGCGGAAGATGCACGAGTGCGTGCGTGGGCTGCGCGGCCGGGCCTCTGCCAACCTGCACGCCCTCATGGTGGGGCTCGTGGAGAAGCCGCTGCTGCGAGCGGTGATGCGGGAGGCGGCGGGCAACCAGGTTCGCGCCGCCCAGCTACTCGGCATCAACCGCAACACGCTCCGGAAGAAGCTCAGGGAGCACGGCATGGCCCCGGGCGAAATAGATTCTTGA